One genomic segment of Chelonia mydas isolate rCheMyd1 chromosome 1, rCheMyd1.pri.v2, whole genome shotgun sequence includes these proteins:
- the LOC119565306 gene encoding putative olfactory receptor 52P1, with protein MAAFNLTTSDPSPFILMGIPGLEAIHIWISIPFSIFYIIGLFGNFMLLFVVGKEQTLHKPMYLLLCMLAVTDIGTSTAVMPKELCIFWFKFKGITVGGCLTQMFFLHTISIMESAVLVAMAFDRYVAICNPLRYAAILTNARVAQLGLVGLIRAVLLMLPLPLLLSRQPFCANRIIPHTYCEHMAVAKMSCGDTTVNRTYGLVMAFVVIGVDLTLVALSYSLIIRAVLRISSKKVFQKALNTCTAHICVMMTSFTLFFFSTLTHRFGQSITPYVHIILANLFFLIPPMINPIIYGVKTKELRDKVVRYICRT; from the coding sequence ATGGCAGCTTTCAACCTCACCACCTCTGACCCTTCTCCATTTATCCTAATGGGCATCCCTGGTCTAGAAGCTATCCacatctggatctccatcccTTTCTCTATATTTTACATTATTGGCCTGTTTGGAAATTTCATGCTTCTGTttgttgtaggcaaagagcagaccCTCCACAAGCCaatgtacctgctgctctgcatgctggcgGTCACAGACATCGGCACATCTACTGCCGTTATGCCGAAGgaactgtgtatattttggttcaagTTCAAAGGCATTACTGTGGgtggctgcctcacccagatgttcttccttcACACAATTTCTATTATGGAGTCAGCCGTCCTCGTTGCAATGGCCTTTGATCGCTACgttgccatatgtaaccctctgagatatgCCGCTATCCTCACCAATGCAAGAGTAGCTCAGCTAGGGCTAGTGGGTTTGATAAGAGCTGTTCTCCTCAtgttgcccctgcccctgcttctgAGTAGGCAGCCATTCTGTGCCAATCGCATTATCCCCCACACTTACTGTGAGCACATGGCTGTGGCGAAGATGTCGTGTGGGGACACCACTGTCAACAGGACATACGGCTTGGTGATGGCCTTTGTTGTCATTGGGGTAGATCTGACACTGGTTGCCCTGTCCTACAGTCTGATCATCAGGGCTGTCCTCAGAATCTCGTCCAAAAAAGTCTTTCAGAAAGCACTGaacacctgcacagcccacatCTGTGTGATGATGACATCTTTtactctcttctttttctccacTCTGACACACCGGTTCGGTCAGAGCATCACTCCCTACGTTCACATCATCTTGGCAaacctcttcttcctcatcccccCCATGATCAACCCGATCATTTAtggggtcaaaaccaaagagctGCGTGACAAAGTGGTCAGATACATCTGCAGAACCTGA
- the LOC102930835 gene encoding putative olfactory receptor 52P1, whose translation MADFNLTLPDPSTFILMGIPGLEVAHIWISIPFSMLYIISLLGNSMVLFVVGKEQTLHKPMYLLLCMLALTDITVSTSVMPMALCIFWFNLKGITVDGCFTQMFFLHSVYIMESAVLVTMAFDRYVAICNPLRYATILTNARIAKLGLVGLIRAVLLILPLPLLLSRQPFCANHIIPHTYCEHIAVVKMSCGDTTVNRTYSLVMAFVVTGLDLTLVALSYSLIIRAILRISSKKAYEKALNTCTAHFCVMMTSFTLFFFSALTHRFGQHITLHVHIILANLYVLLPPILNPIIYGVKTKELRDKLVKYTCRM comes from the coding sequence ATGGCAGATTTCAACCTCACCTTGCCTGACCCTTCAACATTCATCCTAATGGGCATCCCTGGCCTAGAAGTTGCTCACATTTGGATTTCCATTCCTTTCTCTATGCTCTACATAATCAGCCTGTTGGGAAATTCCATGGTTCTGTttgttgtaggcaaagagcagaccctgcacaagccgatgtacctgctgctctgcatgctggcacTCACAGATATCACTGTGTCTACCTCCGTCATGCCGAtggcactgtgtatattttggttcaatttgaaaggCATTACTGTGGATGGCTGCttcacccagatgttcttccttcACTCAGTTTATATTATGGAGTCAGCTGTCCTTGTGACAATGGCCTTCGATCGCTATGTCgccatatgtaaccctctgagatatgCCACTATCCTCACCAATGCAAGAATAGCTAAGCTAGGGCTTGTGGGTTTGATAAGAGCTGTTCTCTTAattctgcctctgcccctgcttcTCAGTAGGCAGCCATTCTGTGCTAACCACATTATCCCCCACACGTACTGCGAGCACATAGCTGTGGTGAAGATGTCATGTGGGGACACCACTGTGAACAGGACGTACAGCTTGGTGATGGCATTTGTAGTCACTGGATTAGATCTGACACTGGTTGCCCTGTCCTACAGTCTGATCATCAGGGCCATCCTCAGAATCTCCTCCAAGAAAGCCTACGAGAAAGCCCTGAACACCTGCACAGCCCACTTCTGTGTGATGATGACGTCTTTtactctcttctttttctctgctCTGACACACCGGTTTGGTCAGCACATCACTCTCCATGTTCACATCATCTTGGCCAACCTCTatgtcctcctgccccccatacTCAACCCAATCATTTATGGGGTGaaaaccaaagagcttcgtgACAAATTGGTCAAATACACCTGCAGAATGTGA